One Phycisphaera mikurensis NBRC 102666 DNA window includes the following coding sequences:
- a CDS encoding IS630 family transposase, translated as MWCIPPEQSAAFVAAMEAVLCLYALAYDPALPVVCMDEQPKQLIGETRRRFTDSTGRRIEDHEYVRHGTCNLWMFTEPLAGWRDVRTSRRRTAADWAHQIQALVDAPRYESATRIRLVCDNLNTHRIASLYEAFEAAEARRIAERIELVHTPAHGSWLNIAECELSVLSRQCLGRRIDTIQEIDREARAWAAARNQSQRGVHWQFTADDARIKLLSLYPRIAA; from the coding sequence ATGTGGTGCATCCCGCCGGAGCAGTCCGCGGCCTTCGTCGCGGCCATGGAGGCGGTGCTGTGCCTGTACGCGCTCGCCTACGACCCGGCGTTGCCGGTGGTGTGCATGGACGAGCAGCCCAAGCAGCTCATCGGCGAGACCCGCCGCCGCTTCACCGACTCCACCGGCCGTCGGATCGAGGACCACGAGTACGTGCGGCACGGCACCTGCAACCTGTGGATGTTCACCGAGCCGTTGGCTGGGTGGCGGGACGTTCGGACCAGTCGGCGACGCACCGCGGCGGACTGGGCCCACCAGATCCAGGCGTTGGTGGACGCCCCGCGTTACGAGTCAGCGACGCGGATCCGCCTGGTGTGCGACAACCTGAACACCCACAGGATCGCGTCGTTGTACGAAGCATTCGAGGCCGCAGAGGCGCGGCGGATCGCTGAGCGGATCGAGCTGGTGCACACGCCGGCCCACGGTTCGTGGCTGAACATCGCCGAGTGCGAACTGAGTGTGCTCTCAAGGCAATGCCTCGGCCGACGGATCGACACCATCCAGGAGATCGATCGCGAGGCCCGAGCCTGGGCGGCCGCTCGCAACCAGAGCCAGCGAGGCGTGCACTGGCAGTTCACCGCCGATGACGCCCGGATCAAGCTGCTGAGCCTCTACCCGCGGATCGCGGCGTGA
- a CDS encoding helix-turn-helix domain-containing protein, which produces MATKLKNRKLYHVHLTDDEREQLTTLVRSGRVAGWKIQRAQALLKCDESPGAPAWTDEQIAEAFDAGVRTVEGWRKKAVEDGPLSLLERKPQDRAMQRKLDGVGEAQLVTIACSDPPEGHDRWSLRLLAGRLVELKVVDSISREAVRCALQKTA; this is translated from the coding sequence ATGGCCACGAAGCTCAAGAATCGAAAGCTCTACCACGTCCACCTCACCGACGACGAGCGGGAGCAGCTGACCACGCTGGTCCGCAGCGGCCGCGTCGCCGGCTGGAAGATCCAGCGGGCGCAAGCCCTGCTCAAGTGCGACGAATCGCCCGGCGCCCCGGCCTGGACCGACGAGCAGATTGCCGAGGCTTTCGACGCGGGTGTCCGCACTGTGGAGGGCTGGCGGAAGAAGGCTGTCGAGGACGGTCCGCTCTCGTTGCTCGAACGCAAGCCTCAAGACCGCGCGATGCAACGCAAGCTCGACGGCGTAGGCGAAGCTCAGCTGGTGACGATCGCCTGCTCGGACCCGCCCGAGGGCCATGATCGCTGGAGCCTCCGCCTCCTGGCCGGCCGGCTGGTGGAGCTGAAGGTGGTGGACTCGATCAGCCGCGAAGCGGTGCGGTGCGCTCTTCAAAAAACGGCCTGA
- a CDS encoding type IV pilus twitching motility protein PilT, whose translation MSANSDSLIAHDPLKVHATLADTPLSKYFKAAVKFGASDLIMRGGQPPKLRLKGDLKALDTRPPTVKEFNDWIHDGLSPEQIAQYQDRGSLDLGIDFDIDGEKHRFRVNIFLTRSRSAIAARRVSNEILNFEQLHLPPAMEKITHAKQGIILLCGVTGSGKSTTIAAMLDEMNKRDPIHILTIEDPIEYLFEDKKAMINQREIGLDCPDFATALRAMVRENPDVVLVGEMRDRETFEAALQAAETGHLVLGTIHASSATQAFGRIYDLFPAEEREAIRTLLAYQMQAFIYQKLLPTLKENMPRVPAVEILLQSPPVRKAIIEGREAELDKVIKDSRDMGMRTFVDSLVELVETEYIHPRVAQANAPSADEIKMRLRGISV comes from the coding sequence GTGAGTGCCAACTCTGATTCCCTGATCGCCCACGACCCCTTGAAGGTCCACGCGACGCTGGCGGACACGCCGCTCTCGAAGTACTTCAAGGCGGCGGTGAAGTTCGGGGCCTCGGACCTGATCATGCGGGGCGGCCAGCCGCCCAAGCTGCGGCTCAAGGGCGACCTCAAGGCGCTGGACACCCGGCCGCCGACGGTCAAGGAATTCAACGACTGGATCCACGACGGGCTCTCGCCCGAGCAGATCGCGCAGTACCAGGACCGGGGCAGCCTCGACCTGGGCATCGACTTCGACATCGACGGCGAGAAGCACCGCTTCCGCGTGAACATCTTCCTGACCCGTTCTCGCTCCGCCATCGCCGCCCGCCGGGTCAGCAACGAGATCCTCAACTTCGAGCAGCTGCACCTGCCGCCGGCGATGGAGAAGATCACCCACGCCAAGCAGGGCATCATCCTCCTGTGCGGGGTGACGGGTTCGGGCAAGTCCACCACCATCGCGGCGATGCTCGACGAGATGAACAAGCGGGATCCGATCCACATCCTCACCATCGAGGACCCGATCGAGTACCTCTTCGAGGACAAGAAGGCGATGATCAACCAGCGCGAGATCGGGCTGGACTGCCCCGACTTCGCGACCGCCCTCCGCGCGATGGTCCGGGAGAACCCCGACGTGGTGCTCGTCGGGGAGATGCGCGACCGCGAGACCTTCGAGGCCGCGCTGCAGGCCGCCGAGACCGGGCACCTCGTGCTGGGCACGATCCACGCGAGCTCGGCCACCCAGGCCTTCGGCCGCATCTACGACCTGTTCCCCGCGGAGGAACGCGAGGCGATCCGCACGCTGCTCGCGTACCAGATGCAGGCCTTCATCTACCAGAAGCTCCTGCCGACGCTGAAGGAGAACATGCCGCGCGTGCCCGCGGTCGAGATCCTGCTCCAGAGCCCGCCGGTGCGGAAGGCGATCATCGAGGGCCGCGAGGCGGAGCTCGACAAAGTCATCAAGGACAGCCGCGACATGGGCATGCGGACCTTCGTCGACTCCCTGGTCGAGCTGGTGGAGACCGAGTACATCCACCCCCGCGTGGCGCAGGCCAATGCGCCGTCGGCGGACGAGATCAAGATGCGGCTCCGGGGGATCTCCGTATGA
- a CDS encoding ATPase, T2SS/T4P/T4SS family yields MTPEPAFLVSIAKPLLLFAVLLGWGRLVSFFDKDAAHFHLKRTLFNGLHLLGGVAGFGVMLLVPLFWLGLPLGVLLLAGSIAGYVYYRNGQVDDKQKWTLDLEDLRRQMAEKRQGKAQKATSVKLRRNGQEVEVPRGDDPRVEAHEQLERMLKFSVERDAETMDLVVEDQKVQLSAKIDGVRYPIESPAPDVALAAIDFMKQAAGLDIDDRRRRQSGRVQAEVLDEEGGSRSAELEILTAGSTRGVQMQVTLNPDASTEMPLDRLGLLPKQLEYLESVLGENKGAVVLAADKHQGAPTTMFAMLSRVDPYTNSAVLIASDDQIDLEGIDRHVFDRGKPASEFNSELAGILRTDPNIVMLDRIADAKTVALIAGLSNEIRFMLPLPQPDTTTAVKAYLKASGDPKEAAKGLSTVIGQRLVRRLCTTCRVPYSPNPAALKKLGIPQDKVGTLYKSSGKVLVKEQQQACPDCHGIAYRGRVGVFEVMPVDDRARKHMAAGEMDALRSHLRKQGMVYLQEAGLAKVVEGVTDIKEVQRVLAE; encoded by the coding sequence ATGACGCCTGAACCGGCCTTCCTCGTCAGCATCGCCAAGCCGCTGCTGCTCTTCGCCGTCCTGCTGGGCTGGGGGCGGTTGGTTTCCTTCTTCGACAAGGACGCGGCGCACTTCCACCTCAAGCGGACGCTGTTCAACGGGCTGCACCTGCTCGGCGGTGTCGCCGGCTTCGGCGTGATGCTCCTGGTTCCGCTGTTCTGGCTCGGCCTCCCGCTGGGCGTGCTGCTGCTGGCCGGGTCGATCGCGGGCTACGTCTACTACCGCAACGGCCAGGTCGACGACAAGCAGAAGTGGACGCTCGACCTGGAGGATCTCCGCCGCCAGATGGCGGAGAAGCGGCAGGGCAAGGCCCAGAAGGCGACGAGCGTCAAGCTCCGCCGCAACGGCCAGGAGGTCGAGGTGCCCCGCGGCGACGACCCGCGCGTGGAGGCTCACGAGCAGCTCGAGCGGATGCTCAAGTTCTCGGTCGAGCGGGACGCGGAGACGATGGACCTGGTGGTCGAGGACCAGAAGGTCCAGCTCTCCGCGAAGATCGACGGCGTGCGTTACCCCATCGAGTCGCCGGCACCGGACGTCGCGCTCGCCGCGATCGACTTCATGAAGCAGGCGGCCGGGCTGGACATCGACGACCGCCGCCGCCGGCAGAGCGGACGCGTGCAGGCGGAGGTGCTCGACGAGGAGGGCGGCTCCCGCTCGGCGGAGCTGGAGATCCTCACCGCGGGCAGCACCCGCGGCGTGCAGATGCAGGTGACGCTGAACCCCGACGCGAGCACCGAGATGCCCCTGGACCGGCTGGGCCTGCTGCCCAAGCAGCTGGAGTACCTCGAGTCGGTGCTCGGCGAGAACAAGGGCGCGGTGGTGCTCGCGGCGGACAAGCACCAGGGGGCGCCGACGACGATGTTCGCGATGCTCAGCCGCGTCGATCCCTACACCAACTCGGCGGTGCTGATCGCCAGCGACGATCAGATCGACCTCGAGGGCATCGACCGGCACGTCTTCGACCGCGGCAAGCCGGCCTCGGAGTTCAACTCCGAGCTGGCCGGCATCCTGCGGACCGATCCGAACATCGTGATGCTCGACCGGATCGCCGATGCGAAGACGGTCGCGCTGATCGCGGGGCTCTCCAACGAGATCCGGTTCATGCTGCCGTTGCCGCAGCCGGACACGACCACCGCGGTGAAGGCTTACCTCAAGGCGTCCGGCGATCCGAAGGAGGCCGCCAAAGGCCTCTCGACGGTGATCGGTCAGCGCCTGGTCCGCCGGCTGTGCACGACCTGTCGCGTTCCCTACAGCCCCAACCCGGCCGCGCTCAAGAAGCTGGGGATCCCGCAGGACAAGGTCGGGACGCTCTACAAGTCCAGCGGGAAGGTCCTCGTGAAGGAGCAGCAGCAGGCCTGCCCCGACTGCCACGGCATCGCGTACCGCGGGCGCGTCGGGGTCTTCGAGGTGATGCCGGTCGACGACCGTGCCCGCAAGCACATGGCCGCCGGCGAGATGGACGCGCTGCGGAGCCACCTCCGCAAGCAGGGCATGGTCTACCTCCAGGAGGCCGGCCTCGCCAAGGTGGTCGAGGGCGTGACGGACATCAAGGAGGTTCAGCGGGTGCTGGCGGAGTAG
- the mutY gene encoding A/G-specific adenine glycosylase, giving the protein MPPRPPLHLAGVVSALLPWFRRHRRAMPWRAEPGQAADPYRVLVSEAMLQQTRVETVERYFERFVSLFPDAASLAAAGEQEVLAAWAGLGYYRRARNLHAAAKAVVAEHGGAVPRTAEQLLGLPGVGRYTAGAVASIAFGEPAPILDGNVMRVLARLHAIEEPVDRPATQKRLWAEAAALVRAAADRGAQSGDGEAVRNFNQALMELGALVCTPKRPSCLACPLREACRSAGTARAERLPRKTPKKAPQRVTHEVLAIERGGAWLFEQRPATGMWAGMWQMPTREDGAADADWARERLGLAVRINDGEPGVFEHATTHRLVGFRVRTGRTVGGRLRPGAGVWRKPGTRSFAQLPVARPVQRIVAMVAAQPGRESGV; this is encoded by the coding sequence GTGCCACCCCGCCCCCCGCTCCACCTTGCCGGCGTCGTGTCGGCGCTGCTCCCGTGGTTCCGGCGGCACCGGCGGGCGATGCCCTGGCGTGCGGAGCCGGGGCAGGCGGCGGACCCCTACCGGGTCCTGGTGAGCGAGGCGATGCTGCAGCAGACGCGGGTGGAGACGGTGGAGCGTTACTTCGAGCGCTTCGTCTCGCTCTTCCCGGACGCGGCGTCTCTGGCGGCGGCCGGCGAGCAGGAGGTGCTGGCGGCGTGGGCGGGGCTGGGCTACTACCGGCGCGCGCGGAACCTCCACGCGGCGGCGAAGGCGGTGGTCGCGGAGCACGGCGGGGCGGTGCCGCGGACGGCGGAGCAGCTGCTCGGGCTGCCCGGCGTCGGGCGGTACACCGCGGGGGCCGTGGCGTCGATCGCGTTCGGCGAGCCCGCGCCGATCCTCGACGGGAACGTGATGCGCGTGCTGGCGCGGCTGCACGCGATTGAGGAGCCGGTGGACCGGCCGGCGACGCAGAAGCGGCTGTGGGCGGAGGCGGCGGCGCTGGTCCGGGCGGCCGCGGACCGCGGGGCACAGAGCGGGGACGGCGAGGCGGTCCGCAACTTCAACCAGGCGCTGATGGAGCTGGGGGCGCTGGTCTGCACCCCGAAGCGGCCGTCGTGCCTTGCGTGCCCGCTGCGGGAGGCCTGCCGGTCGGCGGGCACGGCCCGGGCGGAGCGGCTGCCGCGCAAGACGCCCAAGAAGGCTCCCCAACGGGTGACGCACGAGGTGCTGGCGATCGAACGCGGCGGTGCCTGGCTCTTCGAGCAGCGGCCGGCGACGGGCATGTGGGCGGGGATGTGGCAGATGCCCACGCGGGAGGACGGGGCGGCGGACGCGGATTGGGCGAGGGAGCGTCTCGGCCTCGCGGTGCGGATCAACGACGGCGAACCCGGCGTGTTCGAGCACGCGACGACGCACCGGTTGGTCGGGTTCCGGGTGCGGACCGGCCGGACGGTCGGCGGGCGGCTGCGACCGGGTGCGGGCGTCTGGCGGAAGCCCGGAACGCGGAGTTTTGCACAGCTGCCCGTCGCGCGGCCGGTGCAGCGGATCGTCGCTATGGTCGCGGCGCAGCCAGGCCGGGAAAGCGGAGTGTGA
- a CDS encoding acyltransferase family protein produces MVEIDPRVQRRTLSGDTSRQIVVCRVVCIFFMMSVHVRPYFDASAWDVTDAMHWVGILWVDVLGRASVPALSLISGFLIAMRFGRDTAGGFVWKRFKVLCLPMLAWNLVFQGLLLLPWLLTGRPSGTHDLFFGGSAVAAVFEHLLFLYGHPTNVTLSFLRDLFVSSLIAWCALRFGSRGVLIAFVLSLLLWQTDFYGEAVLRTSIPSFVLAGVLVQRHVGHLNPPVAAAATAYASLALVTALLWAGQGERLEDMLPGSLWSMTFRGLATLCVLDAAFRLASGGGFGVLKRWEPAAYLAYLSHSVVILFGWGFFERVVGDTGGALYVAFFLAMPAFCFVAALAAIPLLDRMPAWLQVLARGKSRRRVPAPAPAPAPARPDSGRAGPTDAAMPPAGSGVSSPPTAMTP; encoded by the coding sequence ATGGTGGAGATCGACCCCAGGGTGCAGCGGCGCACGCTCAGCGGCGACACGTCCCGGCAGATCGTGGTCTGCCGGGTGGTGTGCATCTTCTTCATGATGAGCGTGCACGTGCGGCCGTACTTCGACGCATCGGCGTGGGACGTGACCGACGCGATGCACTGGGTCGGCATCCTTTGGGTGGACGTGCTCGGCCGGGCGAGCGTGCCGGCGCTGAGCCTGATCTCCGGCTTCCTGATCGCCATGCGGTTCGGAAGAGACACCGCGGGCGGCTTCGTCTGGAAGCGGTTCAAAGTCCTCTGCCTGCCGATGCTCGCGTGGAACCTGGTGTTCCAGGGGCTGCTGCTGCTTCCCTGGCTCCTCACGGGGCGCCCCTCGGGGACGCACGATCTCTTCTTCGGGGGCTCGGCCGTGGCCGCGGTCTTCGAGCACCTGCTGTTCCTCTACGGCCACCCCACGAACGTGACGCTGAGCTTCCTGCGCGACCTGTTCGTGAGCAGCTTGATCGCCTGGTGCGCGCTGCGGTTCGGCTCGAGGGGGGTGCTGATCGCGTTCGTGCTGTCGCTTCTGCTGTGGCAGACGGACTTCTACGGGGAGGCGGTCCTCCGGACGTCGATCCCCTCGTTCGTGCTGGCCGGCGTGCTGGTGCAGCGGCACGTCGGCCACCTCAACCCGCCCGTCGCGGCGGCGGCGACCGCCTACGCGTCGCTGGCGCTCGTCACGGCGCTCCTGTGGGCGGGTCAGGGGGAACGGCTCGAAGACATGCTGCCCGGGAGCCTGTGGTCGATGACGTTCCGCGGCCTCGCGACGCTGTGCGTGCTCGACGCGGCTTTCCGGCTCGCCAGCGGCGGGGGCTTCGGCGTTCTGAAGCGGTGGGAACCGGCGGCGTACCTCGCCTACCTGTCGCACTCCGTGGTGATCCTGTTCGGCTGGGGCTTCTTCGAGCGGGTGGTCGGCGACACCGGCGGGGCCCTCTACGTCGCCTTCTTCCTCGCCATGCCGGCGTTCTGCTTCGTGGCGGCCTTGGCGGCCATCCCGCTGCTGGACCGCATGCCGGCGTGGCTGCAGGTCCTCGCGCGGGGCAAGAGCAGGCGACGCGTTCCCGCCCCCGCTCCCGCTCCCGCCCCCGCCCGGCCCGACAGCGGCCGCGCCGGTCCGACGGACGCCGCGATGCCGCCGGCCGGGTCGGGCGTTTCGTCGCCCCCGACCGCCATGACGCCTTGA
- a CDS encoding undecaprenyl-diphosphate phosphatase — protein sequence MTWYEALILGIVEGLTEYLPVSSTGHLILTQWLLGLNADPQTEAAVNSFNIIVQAGAIAAVLGLYRQRVGQMIRGLLGRDEEGRRLALMLIAAFMPAAVLGVLLADPIERHLFAPWPVIAALAAGGLLMLGVARWRRGADEADGKEVEQIDLRMALLIGFAQCLAMWPGTSRSMMTIVAAFLVGLRPRAAAEFSFLLGLVTLGAATVYKSAQGGTQMVEQLGAFPILVGLVGATVSAALAVKWFVRFLTRNGLAPFGWYRLALSAVLAGLILSGVMEGF from the coding sequence ATGACCTGGTACGAAGCGCTGATTCTGGGGATCGTGGAGGGGCTCACCGAGTACCTCCCGGTCAGCTCCACCGGCCACCTCATCCTCACGCAGTGGCTGCTGGGGCTGAACGCCGATCCCCAGACCGAGGCGGCGGTCAACAGCTTCAACATCATCGTGCAGGCCGGGGCCATCGCCGCGGTGCTGGGGCTCTACCGGCAGCGGGTGGGGCAGATGATCCGCGGCCTGCTGGGCCGGGACGAGGAGGGCCGACGCCTCGCGCTGATGCTCATCGCCGCGTTCATGCCCGCCGCGGTCCTGGGGGTCCTGCTGGCGGATCCGATCGAGCGGCACCTCTTCGCCCCCTGGCCGGTGATCGCGGCGCTGGCGGCGGGCGGGCTGCTGATGCTCGGCGTCGCCCGCTGGCGGCGGGGGGCCGACGAGGCCGACGGCAAGGAGGTGGAGCAGATCGATCTGAGGATGGCCCTCCTGATCGGCTTCGCCCAGTGCCTCGCGATGTGGCCGGGCACCAGCCGGTCGATGATGACGATCGTCGCCGCCTTCCTCGTCGGGCTGCGCCCCCGCGCGGCGGCGGAGTTCTCCTTCCTGCTGGGGCTGGTGACGCTGGGCGCGGCCACGGTCTACAAGTCCGCACAGGGCGGGACGCAGATGGTCGAGCAGCTGGGCGCCTTCCCAATTCTGGTCGGGCTCGTCGGCGCGACCGTCTCGGCCGCTCTCGCGGTGAAGTGGTTCGTCCGCTTCCTCACGCGCAACGGCCTCGCACCGTTCGGCTGGTACAGGCTCGCCCTGTCGGCCGTGCTCGCGGGGCTCATCCTCAGCGGGGTGATGGAGGGCTTCTGA
- the mreB gene encoding rod shape-determining protein: MIFDNLLSLFSVDMGIDLGTCNTLVCVRGEGIVLNEPSVVAVHKGTNKVLQNGNAVGWVAKEMLGKTPGSITAVRPLKDGVISDFEITEAMLSYFIRKVNGKRPLVKPRVVIAVPSGITAVEKRAVLDSAERAGARKVFLVEEPMAAAIGASLPVVEATASMIVDIGGGTTEVAIMSLADIAQCESVRVAGDDLDESIINHMKKAYNLMIGEQTAERIKIEVGSAAKVEEDTTIEVRGRDMISGLPRKTVITSEEIREALQEPLSSILETVTRTLERCDPELAADLVDNGIMLAGGGALLRGISVVISDATGLECRIAEDPLTCVARGTAIYLEHLEEWKGTMESEID, encoded by the coding sequence TTGATCTTCGACAACCTCCTCAGCCTGTTCAGCGTCGACATGGGCATCGACCTGGGGACGTGCAACACCCTCGTCTGCGTCCGCGGCGAAGGCATCGTGCTCAACGAGCCGTCGGTCGTCGCCGTCCACAAGGGCACCAACAAGGTCCTGCAGAACGGCAACGCGGTCGGCTGGGTCGCCAAGGAGATGCTCGGCAAGACCCCCGGCAGCATCACGGCGGTGAGGCCGCTGAAGGACGGGGTGATCTCCGACTTCGAGATCACCGAGGCGATGCTCAGCTACTTCATCCGCAAGGTGAACGGCAAGCGCCCGCTGGTGAAGCCCCGCGTCGTCATCGCCGTGCCCTCGGGCATCACCGCCGTGGAGAAGCGGGCCGTGCTGGATTCCGCGGAGCGGGCCGGGGCCCGCAAGGTGTTCCTCGTGGAGGAGCCGATGGCCGCCGCCATCGGCGCCAGCCTTCCGGTGGTGGAGGCGACCGCCTCGATGATCGTGGACATCGGCGGCGGCACCACCGAGGTCGCGATCATGTCGCTGGCCGACATCGCCCAATGCGAGTCGGTCCGCGTGGCCGGTGACGACCTGGACGAGTCGATCATCAACCACATGAAGAAGGCCTACAACCTGATGATCGGCGAGCAGACCGCCGAACGCATCAAGATCGAGGTCGGCTCCGCCGCGAAGGTGGAGGAGGACACCACGATCGAGGTCCGCGGCCGCGACATGATCTCGGGCCTGCCCCGCAAGACCGTCATCACCAGCGAGGAGATTCGTGAGGCCCTCCAGGAGCCGCTGTCGTCCATCCTCGAGACCGTGACCCGGACCCTCGAACGCTGCGACCCCGAGCTGGCCGCCGACCTCGTGGACAACGGCATCATGCTCGCCGGCGGCGGGGCGCTGCTGCGCGGGATCAGCGTCGTCATCTCCGACGCGACGGGCCTGGAGTGCCGCATCGCCGAGGACCCGCTGACCTGCGTCGCCCGCGGCACCGCGATCTACCTGGAACACCTCGAGGAGTGGAAGGGAACGATGGAGTCGGAGATCGACTGA
- a CDS encoding prepilin-type N-terminal cleavage/methylation domain-containing protein — MRNLLPMLPATAVAFAFLVAAPASAQATFQYAVGSGEARSDLVVDFAGSGSTPGGAYAFSYFYDPADNPTGLDLLTAIDAGGGLDVATTQFSFGVAIDGFTFGDDSRVFESFTEGSFRYFVSGGDRAAVPAPGLRAHAPRLRRRRVHGRGFRGVGSLPRRRQRRRLPLRRRRGDPAGGGAGEHPRARGRRVGGGRRAAAAAPTAGVVRRRPAFTLVELLVVVSVIALLIGLLLPALAATREAGRAAVCLSNLRQTTLALISYATADGGGLVPLVQNRPAGRAWWFGFEPKPYVGLNRPIEPGGSPLATHADGLFGEGIACPAFPAGDPGFNAKFARRSAHFGYSGGLAPPAYTGLPTKRLVEVADASGTFAFADALHQDFSPTAFNEPHEVAFRGPGAVSGAGHFRHAATANLSYLDGHAAALEPPEGEAVHGSFGGGDLVNLDVAQGRGTRYGFPTWTASLLPATVRP, encoded by the coding sequence ATGCGAAACCTCCTCCCGATGCTGCCCGCCACCGCCGTGGCGTTCGCTTTCCTCGTCGCCGCGCCGGCTTCGGCGCAGGCGACGTTCCAGTACGCGGTCGGGTCGGGCGAGGCCCGCAGCGACCTCGTCGTCGACTTCGCGGGCTCGGGCAGCACGCCGGGCGGGGCGTACGCCTTCTCCTACTTCTACGACCCCGCGGACAACCCGACCGGGCTCGACCTGCTGACGGCGATCGATGCGGGCGGCGGCCTCGACGTCGCGACGACGCAGTTCAGCTTCGGCGTCGCCATCGACGGTTTCACCTTCGGCGACGACTCGCGGGTGTTCGAGAGCTTCACGGAGGGCTCGTTCCGCTACTTCGTCTCCGGGGGGGACCGGGCAGCAGTTCCTGCCCCCGGACTTCGCGCCCACGCTCCGCGACTACGCCGACGACGGGTACACGGTCGCGGCTTCCGGGGCGTCGGGTCGCTTCCTCGCCGACGGCAGCGTCGACGCCTTCCGCTTCGCCGACGCCGCGGGGACCCGGCCGGCGGCGGTGCCGGCGAACATCCCCGAGCCCGCGGCCGCCGCGTGGGCGGCGGGCGGCGGGCTGCTGCTGCTGCTCCGACGGCGGGCGTCGTGAGGCGGCGTCCCGCCTTCACGCTGGTCGAGCTGCTGGTCGTCGTCTCCGTGATCGCGCTCTTGATCGGGCTGCTGCTGCCGGCGCTGGCGGCGACGCGGGAGGCGGGCCGTGCGGCGGTGTGCCTGTCGAACCTGCGGCAGACCACGCTGGCGCTGATCAGCTACGCGACGGCGGACGGCGGCGGGCTCGTGCCGCTGGTGCAGAATCGACCCGCGGGGCGGGCTTGGTGGTTCGGCTTCGAGCCGAAGCCGTACGTCGGCCTCAACCGGCCGATCGAACCCGGGGGCTCGCCGCTGGCGACGCACGCGGACGGGCTCTTCGGCGAGGGCATCGCCTGCCCCGCCTTCCCCGCCGGCGACCCGGGCTTCAACGCGAAGTTCGCCCGGCGGAGCGCCCACTTCGGCTACAGCGGCGGCCTCGCGCCGCCGGCGTACACCGGTCTGCCGACGAAGCGCCTGGTGGAGGTGGCCGACGCGTCGGGCACCTTCGCCTTCGCCGACGCGCTGCACCAGGACTTCTCGCCCACCGCGTTCAACGAGCCGCACGAGGTCGCCTTCCGCGGTCCGGGCGCGGTGAGCGGGGCGGGGCACTTCCGCCACGCCGCAACGGCAAACCTCTCCTACCTCGACGGACACGCCGCCGCCCTGGAGCCGCCGGAAGGGGAGGCGGTGCACGGGAGCTTCGGGGGCGGCGACCTCGTCAACCTCGACGTCGCGCAGGGGCGGGGCACGCGTTACGGCTTCCCGACGTGGACCGCGTCGCTGCTCCCCGCCACGGTGCGGCCATGA
- a CDS encoding (2Fe-2S)-binding protein — protein sequence MRIDRCVCTGRFFESLLAQARAEDLSLPQLMERTGAGRGCGSCRVYVSRAYRTGQTVFGELLESDAEPPPAEGDAQAATPAPAAAARDRGATRDAGG from the coding sequence ATGAGGATCGATCGCTGCGTCTGCACGGGTCGCTTCTTCGAGAGCCTGCTCGCCCAGGCCCGGGCGGAGGATCTGTCGTTGCCGCAGCTGATGGAGCGAACCGGCGCCGGGCGTGGCTGCGGCAGCTGCCGCGTCTACGTCTCCCGGGCGTACCGAACCGGCCAGACCGTCTTCGGCGAGCTGCTCGAGAGCGACGCGGAGCCGCCGCCGGCGGAGGGGGACGCGCAGGCGGCGACGCCGGCGCCGGCGGCAGCCGCGCGGGACCGTGGAGCGACGCGCGACGCCGGAGGCTGA